A single genomic interval of Methanooceanicella nereidis harbors:
- a CDS encoding CDP-alcohol phosphatidyltransferase family protein, translated as MNITKYRDSLIHFIYPVSRFFARLGITPNQITLLSLLFGMGSAVLYAYQYAYFAAGMLLLSALFDFIDGGVARINNKKSRFGAAIDWIADKYVDGLVLIGIAFSGLVNPGIAAIAIFGSMMNTFIKPVVYAEIGFDKKEDGKIKDPLESVGIFGRPETVITLIVLSCLNHVDWAVIVIALMTNFSALQRVFYLYRNRTRY; from the coding sequence ATGAACATAACGAAGTACCGTGATAGCCTTATACACTTTATTTATCCTGTTTCAAGGTTCTTCGCCAGGCTGGGGATAACGCCCAACCAGATCACTCTTTTGTCGCTGTTATTCGGTATGGGCTCGGCCGTGCTCTACGCTTACCAGTATGCATATTTTGCTGCCGGCATGCTTCTTTTATCGGCTCTGTTCGACTTTATCGACGGCGGCGTCGCAAGAATAAACAATAAAAAGTCCAGGTTCGGTGCGGCGATAGACTGGATCGCGGACAAGTACGTGGACGGCCTGGTGCTAATAGGTATAGCTTTTAGCGGGCTCGTAAACCCGGGTATTGCGGCCATCGCCATATTCGGCTCGATGATGAACACGTTCATAAAGCCCGTCGTCTACGCGGAGATAGGTTTCGATAAGAAAGAGGACGGCAAGATTAAGGACCCGCTGGAAAGCGTCGGGATCTTCGGGAGGCCGGAAACGGTCATAACCCTGATAGTGCTCTCGTGCCTGAATCACGTTGACTGGGCTGTGATCGTCATTGCATTAATGACAAATTTTTCGGCGCTACAGCGCGTGTTCTACCTGTACAGGAACAGGACCAGGTATTGA